DNA from Garra rufa chromosome 5, GarRuf1.0, whole genome shotgun sequence:
TGTTCGTCTTTATCCACAACAGAGCTATACATTTCTTGGCATAAAGCAAGCTAAGGTCTATGAATGCTTTTTCTTTACTATAATGTTGTTCCTCTGAATAACCCAACAGAAAAAGCTTTGGGTCCAGTAAAATTTGTTTTGAAATGATCTTTACAACTGTGACTCTTACCTTCTCCTCAAGATAATTTGATCTTTCTACATTGCCAAATACAATGAAACAAAGTTCCTCTATCTTCCATACActttatattttgatttttaaaaaatgatgtgTATTTATAACAATTTACTTTGTATTATATCACCTTTGCATCAAATTACAAAACTAGTTAGCGGTAATGCAAGGGTGCTTCTACTGCAGCGTCTATGGGAGGGATATCGTTTTCTCTTCTGACTGCCATTATCAGTctcttacaatgtattttttttaagttgtaaaaaaaaaaaaacactatcatggaatttttcttttgctatttgagcaaatccgaatgcaaaaaatatatttgtggtacACTCCCATTTACTGCGCTCGTAGTTTACCCAACTATGATGACTGAGAAACCCAGAAATGTGAAAAAGGtctgttattttaaaatacaatttttattaaatgttatttaataaaaCCTTAAACAGATACATGATGACTTAAAACGGTTCATATTGTGATTTGTATGCAAGTTACATTTAAAACTGATAGTATTGAGTTGGTTAAAAAGATACAATTCATGTTTTTATAAAATTCAGCAAATCATTCATCGTCTTCGTCATCAAAGGCTACACCCGTTGCAGCTTTCTTTCTGTAAAATAACCAGAAATGGTCAGTGAGCAGAACACCCTCTGTAAGGTGTTCACAGATATTTCTGGAGTATCAAGTCAATGAAAATATTCACCTTTTTGTTCCTGGGTTGATGAGAGAATCCCCAGGGAGACGTTTTCTAGCTGCTACTACTGGACCCTTATGCTGTTTCCTAGGTTCAAAGTCTAAAACAGAAACATGTCATCACTGATTTCAAAAATAACACAACGACTTTAATATAACGAAACATTTCAAGACTTATTAGGCCACTCTGGAGGTTTAAACCAGTGATTTAAATCCATTTGAGAACTATCATGCTTAAAAGGTGCTGCCTTAACTTACCAGTGTTCCTCTTTTGAGGGCTCTTGACTGGACTAAATGAAGATGAAGAACCTAAAAATGATAAAACAGCACATATTTATTATTACGgggttttattcatttaaaaatgagcGAGTATAATAATTGTAAGCATCTTTGCTTGCCTCGACTTTCTAGCTGTTGCAAGCTGTCTGCCATTTTAAAAAGTAGTTCCTTGACTTCTGTCCTTCCTTCTGAGTCGGTGAGTTTTGACAGCGACAGACTGAGGTCTGTGGGCTCTGCTCCTAAATGCAGCACAGCACTGTCCTCCTGCAGCTTCACAAATGCTCTGCCAGCTTTACACGCACATCTGTGCACATACACGAGATGGTTCTCAGAGAGGACGCAAGATCTTGTCAACCAAGAAATTAgattattgatttattaattgCTCATTAAGTTGCAACTTACTTGAGTTTGAAGGTATAATCCTCTGTGGACTTTAATGAAAACTTCTTAAACTGTAAAGGGTTAAAAGCATTGCGTTATTGTTATAAAAGAGGAATATCTGTCATGTAGAAAGACTTGACCCCcctccccccccccaaaaaacctTACAAGCTGAGACATAATCTCCTCTGAAAGATGTGTTTTCCAAACATCTTCACCATTGGTAAATCTACAAGAAACAGGACATCATACATGCAAGTATAAATAATCATGATATATACAATTATAAACAACATACACAATTCATATTACTCTGTATTTTTATGAAAAATGTTgttaacaaaacaataatatatatatatacacacacacacacacacacacacacacacacacacacacacacacacacacacaacgaaTTATATCAATTATAATTAAGTAATTATATACTGTAAATAACAAAAGTGAAAACTTAAAATATAGCAAATGACCATTCAAAATAAGATTAAGCTCAACTACAATTATAAAACTACTACAAAAActgaaaattttaataaattaaagctaaaacaatattattaataataataatgctagcGCTGTTTAAACGATTAATTATGATTATCCAAAATAAAaggttttgtttatatatttgtgtaCTGTGTACATTTAAACACAttcagtatatattttaaaaatatttccatgtatatatttatattcatatcatttatattatatatgaatatatttatatattaaatatatgcaTGCGTGTATATTTATACATGCATTATAaaaatacacagcacacacacgcATATTATGTACGTtccacaaaaacttttattttggatgtgattaattggtGCCCATGATAAAAACgcgtaaaaaaactaaaatgaaaacgaaaactgaaaatataaaaaaatactaatacagaatattatatataaatactataaaagtattttttactaAAAACAGTGGTGTAATTAACCTGAATTTATAATAACTGCacaaaaaataaactatataCAGCAATGTATGATTCAAGTCATTTTAGATGGAATATAGCACACCAAACTGCTGTCACTCACCCTATATTTATATCTCCCGCTGATCGCTTCTGCGTAAAAAACACATACTTGGACTGATCGTTTTTATCCAGCAATGTGCAAAGCATAGATTTGGACTCGGAGTTGTTTTGTTCCATACTGCTTTAACGTAAAAtcacataaaaactaaaaacagcaTGCTTCTCAACCAGGAACTGCTCATCATAAACATCAAGGGCGCGATTTAAACGCTCAGCCAGTCAGGCTTTACCCACCCGGAAGTTGTTGCGCCATCACGTCCTGTTTACCTCGTTAAAACGATAAAAGTCGAAGTTCCCCGAAAATGTTAATAACCTGGAAACTCGTATTTGGCTATTTTAAGTTATCATAGATACTATGCATGTAAAATAACAATatctaaaattaagattcaacaatatatatttaatgaCAGCTGGTCTAGCGTGCTGCATGCATATAGGGGTCACAGACTGATAATACACGTACGATCATTTCTTGGTCAGTTAACTGCGGTTAACTTATCCGTTGTAAGTTGCTTCATAGTATGCCGAGCCGCTTAAATGGGTTGGCAGTCTCGAACCCGAACCCTGCAAGTGTTTGACACGGAGTTAAGCGCTGATACCGTGGAGTGGTGCCCATTACCACAGTGGTCTCATGTTCTGGCATGTGGGACTTACCAACTTCAAAAAGGCGATGATAAGGTAACGTTAAATAATAAGGCTAAATAGCTTTCGGCAGTAGTTTATGATATTGTGTGGTGTTAGTGGTCAGTTCTACATTGAAACTGTGTTTTCTGTTAACAGCAGACCgcagaagactcttctgctccgAGCAGAATTGGTCGACTTTATCTGTTTGACTGTAATCCGCAACCATCATTCATCCCTCCACTGACTGAGACTCAGCGGATAGACACTCCTGCTATACTCGACCTCAAATGGTAAGTGTGTCTCACTGTTCATTCTGCTCACTACAGTTGTATATTGTACTGTATTTTGTATATTCTGTGTATATTATGATGGCATCCATCCATTTTCCACACCGCTTGTCCTGTGTGAGCTGAGGCAGGGCAACACCCTTGACAGATGGCCAGTAATGAAGTGGATGCTGATTCAAATGCTTTATGTAACTGACCTGGCCAATACACTTGAATTCTGagtgtttttgtttgatttaattcCTCAGGTGTCATGTGCCAATATCAGAGCGCCCATTGTTGGGTATGGCCACTGCAAGTGGAGATATCCAGTTGTATAAGCTTATGGGACCTCAGGTGACAAATCAGATTCATGCTGCTTGAGAAATTTCAATGACTGTTCTAGATACAATAAAAGTTAATTTCTATTTACAGCACTAATTATTATTTCAGGGTTATAGTAATCAAAGAAAAATCCAGCCACTGGGATTATATGTTGGAAAAGTACTGTATAACCAGAGGTTCATATTTTAAAGGGAACCTTGGCTAAAGCGGAAAGAAAAAGACACAGGTGTTTAGGacgttttatttgtccacaggcatcttcctattcttttctcctcttgttatcactaggaaagcagtgaagacttacatggCTTCTAGTTGCCCTTTTACTGAtcattacaaccaaaagctgcacaatttggcattgtatcagtattttattttccagattgcttTTCCCGAGTTGTGTTGCGTTAAAAAAGCAACAGATAGTGCCAGTAGCTTACCCAAACCATTTtacgtaatcaaaataatggcattCCCTatagttcaaaatatgtataaaatgatgtggatttttaaaataacatattttagtaaaagacatcatttacgttatattaagccatacaagttttaatacccagggttccctttaataaATATCAAGCACTTTAAGAAGAAAAaggaaatatatttttataaatttttatttattaccaatttttaaaattattaataataaatagtatcaaatatattatttatactatATTAATTAAATACTATATTAAAGGAATAGCCCACCCAGAaatcaaaattctgtcatcatttactcaccttcaggttgttccaaacctgtatgaattttgtTCTTTTGCTgaacaaaaaagaagatatttaaaatattttttatctgaacagtttctggtccccattgacttctatagtattttatttacttactttcCATACTATGGGGACCAACAGCTGTTTAcccacattatttaaaatatattttatgttcaacagaagaaagaaactcatacaggtttggaaaaacttgagggtgagtaaacagtGACAGAATTTTTTGGtgaattttgggtgaactttctcttttaaatatattaataataatgcactatattgccaaaagtattgggacaccccctaatgaatttccatgagtacacatcttaatgtttaagcatataatgagattctaggggattgtgtgcttctaattttacagcaacagctttgacaggacctTTTTCTATTCtgacatgacaatgcctctgtgtataaggcaaggttcaagaagaaatgattgattcagtcagtgtggaagaacttgactttCTGCACAGAACACagtcccctagaatatcattatatactgtcttaaacattaggatttgtacccatggaaattactaaagtagtcaagcCTGTTCATTAGaatggcaatatagtgtatatataatttaaagtCATTCTGTGGCCTCCTCTGAGGTTTGCTGAGGTACcctagttgagaaccactgctttaaagaCTGTAGGCATTGGACACTGTATTTTATTGTACTTCATTAAGTGTCTTCTGCCCGTCTGGACTGTGTCTTCAGTAGCAGGGCACGTGTGGTTTGGAATATGAGTTGAGTACAGAGCTGGGTCCTGACAGACTGGCCTTGTCTTTAGACTGGTCCACAGGAAGAGGTGAGAGGTAAGCTGCGCTCGTCATTGATGGATTGATGATTTGGTATTGCATTGTCTTTGTATATAATGGTTACTGTTGTGTTTTTGCAGCAGTGATGTGCGTGTGGTGTCCAGTGACTCGAGCGGCTCTCTCACAGTGCTGTCTCTGGGGGAAGCCAGTTTAACCACTGTGTGTCAGTGGAAAGCTCACGACTTTGAAGCCTGGATCTCAGCATTTAGTTACTGGGATACACAAATTGTTTATTCAGGTGTGAAAAACAGCAAGCAGAAGGAACTGTTTGTGGTGCTGTTGCATGTATGGTCATTTATTCAGGGTTGGTAATGTGAAGACTATTAAAGCCATTTTTGttctttgaaataaaataaataaatattagataaaaacttaaattaaaaaccTTGCATTGGCAGCTAACTAAAATAAACagggactttttttttaaataaaaagctaaatagaaatatttaaaaaataaataaataaaaatgacaagctCAAAAAAAAACGAACAGTatataaacaatactaaaataacactgcatagATTAGACTTTAgattatttagattatttttttttatgtaaaagtaTTTATCTGACCATCCTAAATTTTATGTAACTGCTGTCTCAGGTGGTGATGACTGCAAACTAAAGGGCTGGGATCTGAGAATGGGTCCTTCTTCCCCAACCTTCACCAGCAAGAGGTCAGACAATAGTTATGTGTTTCAGCCACCAACATCACTTTTACCCTTTGAGTCGCTGTTTAACTTAATTATGTTGTATATGACTGTTTCATGCTGTTTATGCAGTCAGTGTGAGTAAATACTGCTCTCCTATCACACAGACACACTATGGGAGTATGCAGCATACAAAGTAACCCCCATCGAGAGCAAATACTAGCCACAGGAAGGTAAGTGCTgctcaatcaaaaaaaaaaagagaagaaaaaaaactacagAGAAATGGATTATGGCAGTCAGATGAAGTAAAGATGTCAAATTTACAGTCACCCCCTCAGCAGCTGTATtgaaagagaagttcacttccagaataaaaaattcctgataattaacTCACCTCATgtgattcaagatgttcatgtctttctctcttcagtctcaaagaaattaaggtttttgaggaaaacattccaggatttttctccatatagtggacttcaatggtggtcaacgggttgaaggtccaaattgcagtttcagtgcagcttcaaagggctctacacaatcacagttcaggaataaaggtcttatctagtgaaacaattagttgttttcttaaaacaataaaaatgtatatacttttaaccacaaatgcttgttttgcactAGCCTGAcatcacgcattacataatcatatTGGAAAGGTCAAGCGTGACCAGCGTTTACAAACCAAacgtcaaatgccctttacaaaaaaaaaaaatgttaaacaacAATATCAgactattttgaagttgaaggggaacataaaattgagttttttgccctaccctagcTTTTTAAACTAAAgtacacagacgatgaactaaaTGCGTGTGATGCACATCgtagagctagtgcaagaagagcatttgtggttaaaaagtatataatttttttttcttttagaaaatgactgatcatttcactagacaagactcttattcctcgactgggattgtgtagagccctttgaagctgcattgaaactacaagttggaccttcaatccgttgGCTAATGGCCACTataagttttcctcaaaaaccttaatttctttgcgactggagacattaagacatgaacatcttggatcacattggggtgagtaaattatgaggaattttttattctggaagttaactaatcctttaacatgcGGTCACATTTGTGAAATGTCATGGGCAAAAAGGATTCATTGTCTAATGTTGAAAGGGTAGCGGTTTATGAAGCACAGCACACAGAGACATTACTTTCAAGCCAAACAGCTTTCTGTTGGCCAACGGGGCGAATTCATGTGAACGCACAGTATTAAAACGATATGACAAATGTACTTGTTCTTGTTCCTTTTGCAGCTATGATGAGAACGTGTTGCTCTGGGATGGGAGGAACATGAAGCAGCCCTTGAATGAGACTGCGGTGGGTGGAGGTGTGTGGAGACTCAAGTGGCACCCCAGTCAAGAACACCTGCTGCTCGCTGCATGTATGCATAATGATTTCCATATTCTCCACTGCCAGAAAGCTATGGGTAAGAATTGCACTTACTGATATGCCTGTTTCTATGTCAATTACAAAATgtgcactactagtcaaaagtttggggttagtgtttttttttttctttttaagaaattTGTACCTTcaattagcaaggatgcattaaattgatcaaaagaaacatgatttctatttcaaataaatactgtttttaagAAAGCACTGTTTTCACCaatgataatgataaatgtttctttaacaacacattagaatgatttctgagggatcatgtgacactgaagactggagtaatgatgctgaaaattcagctttgtcatcgcagaaatgaattacattttaaaatatactaaaatattagtaatatggtatttcacaatattactgtttttactgtattttcgatcaaataaaatatgcagccttggtgagcataacatTAAAAGTCATACCAACCCCTAACTTTTGAACATCTGTGTAAATGGCAATTCCTGATTGTGAATTGacctctttattattattttttctctctctaatAACCATGTTTGTAGAGGGACAAGATGCACCATGCCCAGTTCTGGCCTCTTATATTCTACACAACTCGTTAGCATATGGAGCAGACTGGTCCAGACTCCCCCTAAGCAACTCCTCACCCCCGTCTCCTCAAGAACCTCCCCAAACCAGCATTGGGCTCACAGAGTCCAGAGGTCATCTCAGGATTCAGTATGAATCGCCCACTGCCAGCTTTGACACCTCTCTGGAGGATGACTCAGGGCGATACATACCCGACCAGAGTCCTGTACCAGAAAAAAGTTCAATTCCAGACCCCTTCACCAGCCCTGCTAGAGACTCCCAGTCTCTGTCCTGTCTGATGGCTACTTGCTCTTTCTACGATCACATGATGCATGTGTGGAGATGGGACTGGAGTCCAGAGGAAAAACAGAAGCCATCTGAACCCGCCCCCTCTTCCTGAACACAGCTGATATGATGGGCTTTAAAAACCATTTAAAGGGAACCACAGGTGTTAAGACTGGTATGGCTATCTCTAACTGAGAAAACCAATGCaagatttcagttattttaaaaatccttatcgttttatacatatattgGACTATGGGGGTCGCCCATGTTGGTGAGCTACTCATTTTCAGTCggagggcaacaagagaagcgacaAAAGTcgtaagaagaggagaaaagaatgggaagatgtctgtggatgaataaaacttcccaaAGACccatgtctttgttctctccacttcaacactgatgcctttgaggcttttagtagactaTAGTTACCGAAAGAACTTACAGATGACAGAGACAAGACACATATTAATGTGCCGACGCCtgtcatgacgccacagccactgaaggagtttctcagtgcagatttcactcgatatccgggtgcgtttagact
Protein-coding regions in this window:
- the dph7 gene encoding diphthine methyltransferase isoform X3 — protein: MGWQSRTRTLQVFDTELSADTVEWCPLPQWSHVLACGTYQLQKGDDKQTAEDSSAPSRIGRLYLFDCNPQPSFIPPLTETQRIDTPAILDLKWCHVPISERPLLGMATASGDIQLYKLMGPQQGTCGLEYELSTELGPDRLALSLDWSTGRGESDVRVVSSDSSGSLTVLSLGEASLTTVCQWKAHDFEAWISAFSYWDTQIVYSGGDDCKLKGWDLRMGPSSPTFTSKRHTMGVCSIQSNPHREQILATGSYDENVLLWDGRNMKQPLNETAVGGGVWRLKWHPSQEHLLLAACMHNDFHILHCQKAMEGQDAPCPVLASYILHNSLAYGADWSRLPLSNSSPPSPQEPPQTSIGLTESRGHLRIQYESPTASFDTSLEDDSGRYIPDQSPVPEKSSIPDPFTSPARDSQSLSCLMATCSFYDHMMHVWRWDWSPEEKQKPSEPAPSS
- the dph7 gene encoding diphthine methyltransferase isoform X2, yielding MGWQSRTRTLQVFDTELSADTVEWCPLPQWSHVLACGTYQLQKGDDKTAEDSSAPSRIGRLYLFDCNPQPSFIPPLTETQRIDTPAILDLKWCHVPISERPLLGMATASGDIQLYKLMGPQQGTCGLEYELSTELGPDRLALSLDWSTGRGESSDVRVVSSDSSGSLTVLSLGEASLTTVCQWKAHDFEAWISAFSYWDTQIVYSGGDDCKLKGWDLRMGPSSPTFTSKRHTMGVCSIQSNPHREQILATGSYDENVLLWDGRNMKQPLNETAVGGGVWRLKWHPSQEHLLLAACMHNDFHILHCQKAMEGQDAPCPVLASYILHNSLAYGADWSRLPLSNSSPPSPQEPPQTSIGLTESRGHLRIQYESPTASFDTSLEDDSGRYIPDQSPVPEKSSIPDPFTSPARDSQSLSCLMATCSFYDHMMHVWRWDWSPEEKQKPSEPAPSS
- the dph7 gene encoding diphthine methyltransferase isoform X1 — encoded protein: MGWQSRTRTLQVFDTELSADTVEWCPLPQWSHVLACGTYQLQKGDDKQTAEDSSAPSRIGRLYLFDCNPQPSFIPPLTETQRIDTPAILDLKWCHVPISERPLLGMATASGDIQLYKLMGPQQGTCGLEYELSTELGPDRLALSLDWSTGRGESSDVRVVSSDSSGSLTVLSLGEASLTTVCQWKAHDFEAWISAFSYWDTQIVYSGGDDCKLKGWDLRMGPSSPTFTSKRHTMGVCSIQSNPHREQILATGSYDENVLLWDGRNMKQPLNETAVGGGVWRLKWHPSQEHLLLAACMHNDFHILHCQKAMEGQDAPCPVLASYILHNSLAYGADWSRLPLSNSSPPSPQEPPQTSIGLTESRGHLRIQYESPTASFDTSLEDDSGRYIPDQSPVPEKSSIPDPFTSPARDSQSLSCLMATCSFYDHMMHVWRWDWSPEEKQKPSEPAPSS
- the paxx gene encoding protein PAXX; this encodes MEQNNSESKSMLCTLLDKNDQSKYVFFTQKRSAGDINIGFTNGEDVWKTHLSEEIMSQLFKKFSLKSTEDYTFKLKCACKAGRAFVKLQEDSAVLHLGAEPTDLSLSLSKLTDSEGRTEVKELLFKMADSLQQLESRGSSSSFSPVKSPQKRNTDFEPRKQHKGPVVAARKRLPGDSLINPGTKRKKAATGVAFDDEDDE